aataccccctcatctgaaagatctaggattaaaccttgatccattaactcatgtacttcccgaatcaacggtcttttctctgctgaaatgtgcgccaaactgtcaGAAGATTTTCtcctcaaagcatctgctactacattggccttcccagggtggtactggatagtgcaatcacagtctttcagaagctccatccatctcctctgtctcaagtttaaatctctctattggaagatgtacttcaaactcttgtagtcggtgtatatctcgcacacttcaccatacaggtagtgtctctagatttttagtgcaaagactacagccactatttccaaatcatgggtggggtagttctgctcatgcctcttcagctgttttgaagcataagccactacttttccattctgcatcaaaacacaccctagaccaactctggaggcgtcatagtacacggtgtatccttcaccactcataggtagtgtcaacacaggggcagtggttagacactccttaagcttctggaagctcttctcacagtcatctatccaaatgaacgggacattcttccgagttaacttagttaggggagccgctatcctggaaaaatcttgcacaaaacgcctatagtagctaactagacccagaaaacttcgcacctcagtgactgttgtaggcctaagctaattagttacagcttcaattttcttgggatccacttgaatgccttctctataaaccacgtgtcccaagaatgagatgctttctagccaaaattcacattttgaaaatttggcatatagctggtgctccctcaaagtctgcaacaccattctcaagtgccacacgtgttcttccttggttcgagagtataccaaaatgtcatctatgaatacgatgacaaaacggtccaaaaatggcttgaacaccctgttcatcaagtccatgaaggctgctggtgcattagtgagtccaaaagacatcaccaagaactcataatgaccataacttgtcctgaatgccgttttggacacgtcctcattctttattctcaactgatggtagcctgatcgtaggtctatcttagaaaagaatctagccccttggagctgatcaaacaggtcatcgatccgaggaagtggatacttgttcttcacagttaccttgttcagctgtctatagtcaatacacaacctcaatgacccatctttctttcttacaaatagcacaggagcaccccagggtgaagtgctcggacgtatgaaacccttgtccaaaagctcctgaagttgctcctttaactctttcaattctgctagtgccatcctgtaaggcgacattgatatggggtttgtacccggcacaacatcaatgcaaaactctatttcccttcctggtggtaaccctggaagctcctcagggaagacatccatgaattctctgacaacaggaacattttccatgttaacaccttctacagatgtatctcacaccaatgccaaatatccttgacatccacgcctcaacatttttctagcactaattgctgacatcaaattatatagagccactctcctgtcaccatcaaagctaaattcttccacaccaggtatgtgaaaattcacctttttgttcctgcagtctaaagtggcataatgagttgccaaccagtccatctatcactggtagaggaaccaagtctgctgggaggatctttccatccaccactactgggctacccggaaaaaccatatctacatctatgttgtcacttagtggggtagctaccgacaaagggcattctaaagttgtagggtttctacccaacctcatggcaaacacaggggagacaaatgagtgcgtagcactcggatctattaaaacacgagcctcataggaacagaccagaagaatacctgccacaactgcatttgaagcctgagcatcctgatgggtcagggtgaaaacccgagcttgacccctaccgagtggcgtaaccacgatcgacttctacctccgaccgcctccaaatccacgtcccccttgtcctcggccctgttggccagcgaagaactcaagccggactttcgtttaataaaccaaatcggggtcccagcgaagaactcaagccgtgactacccccgaaggatcgggtcccagcgaagatctcaagccgtgactacccttcctatccatagtacacaccacatcacacgcacgccaatgcacacacactgctccaaattaccacaacaacatccatggcactttaacagttatgaatgcaacataaaacgtgcctagagtttaactacatagatacatacatataagtgatgcatgggcatgcttaaacatataataatatcgaaattacaattaaaattaatattttactcacagacttgacaacggtcactgtggcggctgggcggaggaaaaagtctgtcccggctcacctgacaattacattacaattatttaacacaattgactcaatacaaattatgaaaagaccaaatacatcttaagtcgtgtcgaaaatccggcagagtctcccttatacctaggacctacccaacctgcaaaagggctcaaaacacacttctatattcacaatccatatatccacaactcaatcatatcacacagcccctcctgggcccatcaaatcaatcatccatcacaatatgtaaaatttcaatttagtctttataattgatcattttttcaaaaactacccaaacaagctctaaaaattctaaaaatttgccccgcggtccttagcaatattactaggctattacaaaaagaatcataattttctaagctaccaataatattttatggatttttaatcctatttaagcactagaaaattacgaaaaagcaatgttcgggtttacctttttcGATTCCGACTTCTGGAACGCGCTCggaacgtctgacaatggtggggtagccaaaacctcgatccagttcggagactttttcggtagcgggtatgtctggccggaaattcacaaacccggataactgttgaatttccgcgaattgaggatacctacacgaagcccacaacacgggggttagtacataaattttactgaattttctaagctcatttaatgctcggaaaaacactgcgtagttccgtgggacccatcgaaaaacggtgtcggaaaaattcaaaatttatgtcgccgcgaagctctcgatgagtggagcgctctagtactctcggttttctcgtggggttcatggtttgcgataaatctaacccaaaagtcaaaatgggctaaaacttcccgagcaaaaattggacaaaccgctaaatggatttcggtgttcttggtgtctatggaaagctctcgacgagtagatagatttagacacaagatccggtccgattggtggctggatcggccggatttcggtCGGGAAGACGAAGTGGCGCGCTTGCTCGTCACTTCGCTTCGGgcgccgttttccggcgttcagTGCGGGCCGGGGGCCTGGAATGGGCGCCATGAGCTGGGTGGCGGGGAggcgcaaggggaggagggaggagagagaaaatgggagagaaggggagggaggtcgggacgcacgcggggaggaggaagaaaacgattcgaccggtccgatccggtccggttcgattcggccggttcgatttaggatacaaaattttgaattttttactctgctttgggactgaaaacgaggtccaaaaattccaaaaaaattctaaaaaattctgaaaaatttttagactccaaatatatttttagttttgccacgtagtctttagataaatttttaaaaatcatcaaagtttatattttcggaaaatcgaacccgatttttaaaattcgaaaaatctcaaataatttcttaaaatttaaataaaattaaaatgtcaataatactcataaaataataaaatttaaaattttggggtgttataagagaaaagaaaaaaattgatttCTCTCCATTTCCTTGTTTGGACACcaagtaaaagaaagaaaaagaaaagaaaaataagaagaaaTGAGGAAAAATTTCATTTCTCTTCAAATCGATGGAAAATGGAGAGAAATTTATAGTAATGTACTCAAATGTTTTTTTAGAATATAATagacataaaaaagaaaatgatatAATAATTATTTCCCCTCTTTTCTTTTAAGGAAAAATTACATTTTTTCTTCGATTCTAATAATTTATCTACCTAAAtaataaaaagtaaattaaatttctttttttttttcccttaatttttcttgtttaaTTTCCCTGCAATTCTCCTTACACAATTAAGGATCCAAACATAGGTTAAATCAAATAGtagtaaatataatttaaaagaaaatattataaaaatgttaattattgttatgtGGTTAAAAGGCTACCTCAATAGGCTATGAGTCCTATTTTCAATTCCGAGCATCAACCTTTTTTGTTTTATATCTTTATTAAATCTTAGCCATTGATTTTCATAATCTCAACTATTgaaatcattatatatatatatatatatatatatatatatatatatatatatatatatatatatatatatatatatttatctttATCTTTTACTTTCAAATTCTACCTGCCTCTCTTCGTTTCCTTTAAACCgaaatttcaatttcttcccctcTTCATTTTCTTCTCTTCCTTGTTTTCCTCAGCTaatttctcctttctttttaatattatatagaCATACACACAAAACCAAAACCCTTCAAGGCTTCAATTAAAAGCCCCATACGCATTATACAAACAAGAAACCCAACTTCAATGTCGTCTTCTTTGCTCTTATACAGTCTGTAGTTGCATGTTTCCTTGCCTCTTCAACAATGTATTTGTTTTCAAATGATGTAATTGATGTTGTATATGGTTTTTTTTTATCTTAGATTTTATAGagttcaacaagtattaagtttAATTGATGTAatctgttttgaatttgtatagttCAATGATTCAATATGTATTCAAGTTTtagtttatattttaatttttttaattgatttcatATGTGGGTATTGATTTATTGATTAATTGATTTCTTTctttataattatatttctttttatttattttaactaaTTGTGaactaaataaatatttttcaaaGTAGATAGTCAAATTCTTTTTCTCGGGAATATTTGTCAAATTCTTTTTCTCGGGAATATTTAGTTGTGAAACAACAAATGTGCATTAATTTAATCCTATAACATcacttttttttaatctttttttttttatttcttgaaAATACAAGTTCTTCTAAAATTAAGACTTTATGAAATTTATAATTCTTTATACTTCCTTCattccattaaaaaaaattattttcatgttTCATATATCCTAAATTATaggtattttttattttaaaatattatgtgctttattttatttattaatttattaatatgttCCAATCTAATatgcatattaaaaaaataaaatttaatattttcaagAATAATTTAGTAATataagttatttaatttttaataaaacaatataaataaATGGTATATTAGAAAAAGATTATATGTATTTTTaaacaatagaaaataaaaataaacttattTTTATAGAAGAATGGTGGGTGTGTATATATTTAGATACCTCAAAACACTTTCAGAGTAGAGATAGCAAGGGGTAGGATATCCGCGAAAATCATCAAACTCGAACTCGAACTCGAACTCGAACTCGAACTCGAACTCGAACTCAAACTCGAACTCGAACTCGAACTCGAACTCAAACccgattaatattattaaaacctAAATTTGTCCTTAATCCGATTATTAGTACCTAAAAAAAATACgaagtttaattttatatattttaattaataatttaaataaaaaattattttaattaataatttatattttaaaaaaataataatttcataagatatttaaatttcattttatataaaataaaatatataaaaaattttaaatattgttataaaaatatattttttatatttaattaaatatttatataagaaGGTTCGGATAACGAATACTTAATGCGAACCTATCacgaatattattttttaaatatgaattcattGCAAACTCGATTATATAATAATCAAACCCGTCTTATTAGGATTTGATAAAATAGGATACCGGCAAAAATTGGATCATTTGCTATCTCTACTTCAAAGCAACATCACCTCCTAGCAGCATTGTAACAAATTACATGAAATTATTCCAAACTAGCATGAAAGATTTGAAGTTTTAAGCATTGCTTCTTTATATAAATCAGCTCAAAAACATCCTTGTAAAATCTAGTCCATTCTTGTGTTAAATAAACTCCCATTTTCTCTCCATAGGGTTCCTAAGATACACTCTATTTCCACTGTTTTTTATCAGAAATTTGAATCTTTATAATGTTTCTATTAgcaaaaattttcttattaatatagtCCCTCAAGTTCTATTTTGTTAACGAAATGGTCTctattcaaattttatatttaaataattatatattttaattattataacccattataataaataattatctaaatataaaatattatttaaatattttaaatatataattatttaagtataaaatattattaacaaaataaaattatttacaaaaatataaataattatttattaaataaaagtaTCCTCTTATAACTATTTAATATctatttttattaaattcaaaataattatcataaattaataatataagtaAATATAAAATggtgaatttaattataatttacatataaaaaatgaaaattaaattaaattatcttaaaatatttataaataaagtataattttaaatgatatatttataattatctattgtgaaaataaattacatcacataaaaaattgaattttcttatataattttttttttgaaaaattatgttAGAAGAATatttgtaattatttatttattaaaaaatttcgcTATAAATAAAACTAATTCTTTTACAAAACTAtactataatataaaaaatttaagaatttagaaaaacatattattttctaattaatatattttaattatataatttagtttgggattttaaataattttagtttccaattcaatttttcttGTTTTATGAAAAAATCAACAAAATTAAACCAaggctttttttttgtttttttttataggGCTTATATTTTGTCCAAACCCAACCTATAGACTAATCCCAACCCTTTACCCCTTCCCAAAATGGCTAAATTCCTTTCCCCTCAATGGCTAATCCAAACCCACGCATCATTAATGTATATTTTATGTTtcgaataaaaatatatatatattttatgggaTTTTACgtactattaatttttatttcatagaggtgaattgttgaattttaaataaatttagttctttttaaatcaaaccaaattaaTAATTATCGATTTAATTCaatttagttattttttaaatatcGATTCAGTTAAATCTCGaatcaattttcaattttgctttGTCGGTTTCTAAACTGACCGAATGCTCCCCTATAATCGATTGATGACAGGATGACAATCCTGTGCAGGCATACAAACATTCCTGAGGCATCGCTTATGAGTTAATGAGGTTAAGAAAGAAAGCCCTGGACTCCAATACTCCATTGCACATTTTCTGAGACATCTCTTGCACAAAAGCCATACACAACTTATGTATAACAAGCAAAACGATGGCCACCATCAAATGCTACTTACCTTCTGTTTTCCTAGAATAAAAGGGTTTTTAAATCAGCTTACAAGTTATAATTTTAagctaatttatatatttaagacATTTCTATAGCTTATAagctaaacaaaaaaaaaattgagagatagaaattttttattttggtGTTTATATGttgaatatttataaattaatttgactaAGTATTTTACTGAATTACtctcaataaaattatttatattatttttaataaatttaaattttattttttaattatttttaatgaaatatttgtctattaaaatatttgtttatttaatttaaaatcatattgtattataatatgattgaaatatattttaataatattataataatcaaatattgagttaatataatttattattggaaatttttaattattttaataataaatatacttacAAGCTATTTGTTACTGAACGTGTTCACTAGTTATCAACCATTTATAAGCATTTTAACCAAATATGTAACTGTTTAGTATTTTAAATGAGTTTACAAGCACCGTATGCTTATAAACtgatttttataagttaaaccaaaTATAGATAATTAACAATCACAAACATAAAATAATCACAGATTTTTCTTGCCTAAACTCAATTAACTATGGATTCAAGAAATAAAATGTACAATGAAACTCACTTATTAAATCCATTggtctcaatgtttgtattaagACTATTATGAACTAGGCCTAAGCAAAAATTTCTCAAATAATTACTCTTTTTCAAGCTCTAAATATAGTAACTTTCAGCTCATTGATCTTCATAAGCTCAAAATAGCAGATATCTCCACTTTTCAGATAATTTTCTCTTGAAAATGCAAGCCATCCTTTTCCCAAAGTCATTCGTTTATTTCGCCGTTCATTCAGTTGAACTCTCCACTCTCTTCCGTCATCAAGTTGAAGTTTAATGTACTCAGGTTTTGGAGTCAGATGTTGTTTAGAAAATGAAGATTTTACATACTGCATAAAACAAGATGAATTAATCGACAAAAGTCTTGAACATACTGACTTATCAATAGGCTTACCACATAATTGCCAGTGAAATGGTAATCTCGCAATGTAACATCGAAGCAGGGACTTTCAGACTTAAACTTTCTGGAAGAATGGCGTGCGCTTTCACTTATTGAGAATAGCTTTCCAAACCCAGTAGCAAATATGTCATTCGTCATCTTTGCATTTTCAGCTTTACCTGAATTGAATCAAAAAGCAAGCTGCTAAACATGAACATTATGCCAAAAAATATaccaaaactataaatagagaCTAAATGATTTAGCTTTAAATCTACTTTCATCGCACCATTTTCACTTCTTGGCCTACTGTGGTGCTCCAGAATTGGGGTCTCAGGAGAAGCAACCCTTTTTCCGCATTTCTTTTGTCCCTGATTCTGCTTTGACTGAGTTGGCCTCTTGCTGCAATCCCCTTCATTTGTGCTTTCAACCTTAATTCTGTTCTTCAAAGAGCAAGATGGGCTTGGAGTTGTATTTGTAGAATTCAACGTctcaacaggtgaatattgaatcTCACAGCAAGTTGTATCATATATGCGGACTTTGAAATTTGACAAACCTTTGTATTGGAATACAAGAAAATGCCCATGACCTATTGAGTAATGTTGAACAAATTCAAGCCAATTCTTATCAAACAAAACGTTGTTCTGGGATTTTGTTAATCCCACTTTCCAAACATCACCACTGGGGACAATTAGGTTGGCCTCATCAGGAAATTCAGCTCCAAAATTTCTTGCAAATTTTGGTGGAATCATCTGCAAGTAGTTAAATCAAGTCAGGTTAGATTTTACATAATTGTAGCCATATCTTATCCTTCCTGCTCTTTACAACTTGCTCTCAAATTGAataccaaattaattaattctctACAAACATGATGAAGACAATTGCTGACTTAAGCACAACATCCATGTCTTCTCTTACCATTGGCCAGAAACTAATTCTTTGAGCTCAGTATTTCTTTTAGTTTATATCCTATCCTTCTATTCATTGATTTGAATGCTGTATTTTCATTGTTCGTTTCCTTGTCTTTTGGAATATAGAAACATGAAGCAAGAATTAGAGAACAATATTGAACAACTCATTCAAAACCAAACAGACACCCATTTATGTTTGGCAGCGGAGAAACAACaaccaaaagaaaaagaaatgaaaaacaaAGGGCAAGAATAAAAAACAACAGCCAAGAAGACAAGTTTAATTCTTTACAGAAGGATCTATTTGATGAGGGACAAACAGAGGAAAAGCAGAGACAAGGAGAGAAGAAAAGGCTGAGATGTACAAAAATGCAATTACAACTGGTTTCTTTATACCCATGAATGCAAGAATAGTTCTGACAAACTAGTAAAAACCAACAACCAAACACAGCAACGACAATTCTCCAATTCCCCAATTCCCCATACGATATAATTGACAAGGAAGGAAGAAAAGAATTACCATTTTCTTGTCTTTGAGAGCATCCTCATGGACTACTTTGAAAAAGCGCCTCGACGGTGCCTCAGCTGGACAAGCAATTCCACTGGATGATCCCTCTCCCCTCCTGTGAGCCATTGATTCAGTAGTGAGTTGTGGGAATGATCCAGTGGACCAGAAAGCTGGAGA
The Hevea brasiliensis isolate MT/VB/25A 57/8 chromosome 15, ASM3005281v1, whole genome shotgun sequence genome window above contains:
- the LOC110665062 gene encoding B3 domain-containing transcription factor VRN1, which produces MAHRRGEGSSSGIACPAEAPSRRFFKVVHEDALKDKKMMIPPKFARNFGAEFPDEANLIVPSGDVWKVGLTKSQNNVLFDKNWLEFVQHYSIGHGHFLVFQYKGLSNFKVRIYDTTCCEIQYSPVETLNSTNTTPSPSCSLKNRIKVESTNEGDCSKRPTQSKQNQGQKKCGKRVASPETPILEHHSRPRSENGKAENAKMTNDIFATGFGKLFSISESARHSSRKFKSESPCFDVTLRDYHFTGNYVYVKSSFSKQHLTPKPEYIKLQLDDGREWRVQLNERRNKRMTLGKGWLAFSRENYLKSGDICYFELMKINELKVTIFRA